Part of the Dreissena polymorpha isolate Duluth1 chromosome 12, UMN_Dpol_1.0, whole genome shotgun sequence genome, AGAAACCTTATATTTCTGTCAGCACGtttgttgttcatttttagaAACATGGTAAACCTTATGTCAATCCGTGTTGTCGACTGTCTGAGCGCTGATTGGCTAATAATAGTATTGAGAAAACAATAGTATTGACAGTAACTGATTGACAACTAGCACATGTATAATTTAATTAGACGCCAGGCGGGACGCATAATTACGTTGAAATGTAAATGTTTCATCTTGGCAAAGTATTGTTTGTCACACTACGCAAGCCgcattcaaaaatatataaataccggtaaatgtatatttatagatctttgttcCATATTGTTTACAATTCAAGTTTAAAAACCTTGACCATACTGGAATAAGTTATCAAACAACCCGTTAATGCCACACACATTGCCTCggtttttgaaatacatgtacatgtaattaatacACATAGAtgtaatttgaaagtgtgcacaattgtcattaaatctttagcctagttagcaagtaatttattatttttcaaacggtaccgcttttaaaaccgaaagtaggatttctagacgaaTACGcccattcatttcgacaaacgatattatttttctgttttaaagcgcgaaaagacggatttctaccttgtaacaacCAGATATGCTCTAATtcgcatagataaaatatgtgtCTTATTTATCCTTAAATTtgctatgccaaataaggtgtgtggcttaacATAATTATCTTTTATATATCTTTCTTCTCAACAGGGGCCCAAACATCAATTCCTGATCTCACAAACTTCATGTGTAGGCATCTGAACACAAACTGATCTTCAATggtcattttcatgttttggtaaattaaccaacttaaaaaaaataagattcgcatattttcgttgtggttatgatacttgtgaggaaacagttatactgaacatttccaattctctaaaatatccattatacgcatcttttgactatttgaaaacctcaaaattataaagcattgaaagcgaaacgattgaataattttgagagttccgttgttgccgttatattttgtgaaacttcgaagattgtttatataaagtataaattacattccTAATTGTAGGAGTCCGGATGGACGAATGGTCTAAGCGATTTTTATACcagggtaagtggttcgagcccagtcgagggttactttttttctttaaacttattcttgtttttttttctggagctttttagatccatgGTTAAcacttattaatataaagcatttcatgacaaacttcaatacatgccaaaatctgtaacaTTGTCCCTTTAAGAGCGTGCTTGATTTGATTTCTCGTTTAAAATCAACAAACGGAACAGAGCTTGCAATCCTTAAGAACATTACGAGCActgaataacaataaaaaatttaaCCGTTTTTGCAAAATTGATTTGGAAGGCACTAAGGTAGTTATTATTCAACCTACATGTAAATCAAGATAGATTATTGGGTTATGTAACATAACAATGATGTCACTGACAGTTTGTACCTTACATAAGTTGGTATCCGTACGATAACACATGCTCCCACACATGTCAATCATATTCAATACTATTGAAACTAATTTGCGATATTCTGAAGGCACCTCAAGGTCACGTGTTCTACGCGGGTAGAGCTTACATAAGTTAAGTACAAGAGTACTTTCGCAAGTTATGTGAAATATCCAAAAGAGAGTGATATATGTGTGGGTATATACAAAATGAATAAGTCCGTGTTGAGACTAAACCAGTTGTGATAAATaattttgggattgtatttaagACGACCATGAATACGATTTTATGAGTAAATGCTTTGCGTGATAGGATTCCacaaacattttacaaatgtGAAAAATCAAAAAGGAATCACTTAGCAACGAGGCAAGACTTTTAAATCGTAAATGGAAATATGTGCTTTCCGGAAACCTTTTTTTTGTACTTGAAATAATCATATAACGAGAGCGTGAACTATTCCCGAAACAATGGAAAAGTCGTCAACGGTGACTTTCAACGCGACTACGATTACTGGTATTTCATCGTCGCCGAATTCTTTTGCATGGACGTTGTATGTTTCTATAGGGGCGGTCTGGATACCGGGGTTAATCTGTAACCTTATTGCACTCAAATGTATTATAGGAGATATCCGACAACCTGTTTCTCCCGCCAATTTCCTGCTTCTAATACTCGTCTGTTGTAATCTGACAGCCGTCATTTTCTCGACTATACATCAcatctttttatttttcataccCACAATGACGAAACCTTTGTGCATTTTCTTGTTGTCAAATTTCACTTTCTCGCGAGTGTCGTCTGCCGTTATCAACCTCATTATGGCGGTAGACAGGTACCTTGCAATTTCCAGACCGTTTTACTACAAACGTTACGTCACCGCCCGAACTTGGAAAGTCGTCTGCGTTATCGCAAGCCTCTCGATTGGGGTTTACTGCTTGTTTCCGTTGATGGGACTAGGTGACGTCAGAGTGGAGAAACTCGGCGACAGTTTGAACTGCATATGGCTGGATTACGTGGAACATCCGCCCCAACGAGTTTTCGGTATGATATACCCGTTGATTGGGTTGCTGTGCATTCTAACAATTTTCTTGTGCAACGCAATTGTTATACGGGAACTTATCCGATTAGGCAATCGCATAGTTACTGTTATTCCCCCGCTGGAAGGAAACAACTCAGCCGGCACTTCCGGTCAAGACTCATCAAACACCAAGGTGACGCCTTTCGAAGTGGCCTTTGCGAAAATGATGGCATCGCTTTCGATCGTGTACCTTGCATGTGGATTGCCTTACCATGTAAGTGATTCATtataaaacaaattgttattttatctGGGGGGGGTTTATATAAAATTGAGTATAAATACTGAATTCAGTGTGTACATTAACACACAACACTCTCacgagtaatttattattatctttattactatATCTTTTCACGCATGAATGTTTTAATTTGATAACGATGAGCTGCAAAATGCTTAAGTGAATAGAATATTTATTCTGTTCTGTATTGTGTTGAggaaatatacaattatatgGTTGAGTTAGATCAATTAAATGTAGTCTATTTATAAAATAacgcattttgaaaaaaatacattttggcGAAATATATCAGGTAAGTGTTACGATTTTCCTGTATATGTTTACCTTTATCCCTGCTGGGTACCACACTTtgtataataatgaataatgttAACACAAATATAAAGGTGAAGCGGCTTGAATGAGAGCACACACTTGGATAGCTTAGTAGCTTAAGCTTCGTGAGTTCCATTGGTGTAAGGTTCGGGCGTGGCCTAAAAAGTGAATGTTAGAGGGGGAAGTGTGCGCAGGTAAGATCCAGCTGCTAGGTAAACTCAGATATTAtagataaagaaaaaaaacattcggTCCTGTTTAGgctttttaaaataatgattataaattgaTTACATTCTTTTTATGTCGCTTATCGAAACAATCgtatatttaagtaaaaaaaacctACACCACTCTTTCAACGtatgttttataaatgagtaAAATTTTCTTTAAGTCAATAAACAAAACATCAGGTATTTTAGTGTCATGAAACTGTTCCGGCGGTCGAGGTCTTCAAGTACCGTTGTCCTGCCAGGCGCTCTTGTactcaacgtgttattaattaaaaca contains:
- the LOC127854241 gene encoding uncharacterized protein LOC127854241, producing the protein MIYPLIGLLCILTIFLCNAIVIRELIRLGNRIVTVIPPLEGNNSAGTSGQDSSNTKVTPFEVAFAKMMASLSIVYLACGLPYHTLVLVQQFAVPVNPMIEGIVHFLAATIYIVDPIVYILIRKAKRLKKLFCGLCLREKSHGIGALSLNKRNASEIAKAERPTEFF